In Heterodontus francisci isolate sHetFra1 chromosome 5, sHetFra1.hap1, whole genome shotgun sequence, one DNA window encodes the following:
- the rpl14 gene encoding 60S ribosomal protein L14 — translation MVYKRYVEIGRVAYIAFGPHAGKLVAIVDVIDQNRALVDGPCSGVRRQAMPFKCMQLTDFKIQIPHSVRHKSVKAAWEKEKIGEKWEATRWAKKIDARAKRAKMTDFDRYKVMKAKKMRNKIIKHELSKLKKEASKKA, via the exons ATG GTGTACAAGCGATACGTGGAGATTGGCCGCGTGGCCTATATCGCCTTTGGCCCACACGCTGGCAAACTGGTGGCGATTGTCGATGTTATTGACCAGAACAGG GCATTGGTGGATGGCCCTTGCAGTGGAGTGAGGAGGCAGGCGATGCCATTTAAATGTATGCAGCTCACTGACTTCAAGATTCAAATaccacatag TGTCCGCCACAAGTCTGTGAAAGCTGCTTGGGAAAAGGAGAAAATCGGTGAGAAATGGGAAGCTACCCGCTGGGCAAAGAAAATTGATGCACGTGCAAAG AGGGCCAAGATGACTGACTTTGACCGCTACAAGGTCATGAAGGCCAAGAAAATG AGAAATAAAATCATCAAGCATGAGTTGTCAAAACTGAAGAAGGAAGCCAGCAAGAAAGCATAA